In the genome of Thermodesulfobacteriota bacterium, one region contains:
- a CDS encoding YkgJ family cysteine cluster protein: protein MTDLKPIDSKQNVHITECIRCGTCCKKGGPSFHLEDKTLIDKGIILSKYLFTIRKGEPAYDNVRQELLPLSSELIKIKGKNDSSTCIFYNESENKCNIYQNRPVECKAMKCWDTREIEAIYAKDRLTRKDLLSDIEGLWELVKDHQSRCSYEKIKRMLQKQGNNKDAMQKEILEMIRYDTQIRHLVVKKGGMDCEILDFLFGRPLTVTIKSFGLS from the coding sequence ATGACTGACTTAAAACCGATTGATAGCAAACAGAATGTCCATATTACTGAATGTATTCGCTGCGGAACCTGCTGCAAAAAAGGGGGCCCTTCTTTTCATTTGGAAGACAAAACCTTAATCGACAAAGGCATCATTTTATCCAAATACCTTTTTACCATCAGAAAAGGCGAACCGGCATATGACAATGTCAGACAAGAGCTGTTACCGCTATCTTCAGAACTGATAAAAATAAAAGGGAAAAATGACTCCAGCACCTGTATATTTTATAATGAAAGCGAAAACAAGTGCAACATTTACCAAAACCGACCGGTTGAATGCAAAGCCATGAAATGCTGGGATACAAGGGAAATTGAAGCCATCTATGCAAAAGACCGGCTGACTCGAAAAGATTTGCTTTCTGACATTGAAGGACTATGGGAGCTTGTCAAAGATCACCAGTCCCGCTGTTCATATGAAAAAATTAAAAGGATGCTGCAAAAACAGGGCAATAACAAAGATGCGATGCAAAAAGAGATTCTTGAAATGATTCGGTATGATACTCAAATCCGCCATCTGGTGGTAAAAAAAGGGGGCATGGATTGCGAAATTCTTGATTTCCTGTTTGGACGGCCCCTTACAGTAACCATAAAATCCTTCGGTCTTAGCTAA
- a CDS encoding 4'-phosphopantetheinyl transferase superfamily protein, whose amino-acid sequence MEDKKSKTEHRVIYPVILSVPASYKELTRRERVKYLSRHARRALKISAEKSGIQLGELLKENNGSPMPSEGNYWSVTHKPDYVGGVIDSQRIGIDIEKIRPCSPALFKKIADDREWALSHADPLPLFFRYWTAKEAVLKAGGKGLTDLSHCRIVQIIDDHHLAIKYKSKKWFVEQFFFSGHMASVIQTAPCIKWIIL is encoded by the coding sequence ATGGAAGACAAAAAGTCTAAAACAGAACATCGGGTGATTTACCCGGTCATCCTCTCCGTCCCGGCTAGCTATAAGGAGCTCACGCGCAGGGAAAGGGTGAAATATCTGAGCCGGCATGCCAGGCGGGCGCTTAAAATCTCTGCCGAAAAAAGCGGTATTCAACTTGGCGAACTCCTCAAGGAAAATAACGGCTCTCCTATGCCATCTGAGGGAAATTACTGGTCGGTAACACATAAGCCGGACTATGTGGGGGGAGTGATTGATTCACAACGAATTGGAATCGATATTGAAAAAATCAGGCCATGTTCTCCAGCGCTTTTTAAAAAAATTGCTGATGACCGGGAATGGGCACTTTCCCACGCCGATCCGCTACCGCTTTTTTTCAGATACTGGACGGCAAAGGAGGCGGTGTTGAAGGCAGGGGGAAAAGGCCTCACGGATCTTTCACACTGTCGCATTGTCCAGATCATAGACGACCATCACCTGGCCATAAAATACAAAAGTAAAAAATGGTTTGTCGAACAATTCTTTTTCAGCGGACATATGGCCTCAGTGATACAAACAGCTCCCTGCATTAAGTGGATAATTTTATAG